Genomic window (Diorhabda carinulata isolate Delta chromosome 11, icDioCari1.1, whole genome shotgun sequence):
GATAGACgatttaaatttatatgaaacCAAGAATTTGAAGGGATTAGTTACATAGctgataattaaaaatatattttatttgtttatcttgcTTTAAAtcttgtattattttgaaaacataggATATGgcagaaataattataaacatccgcacatgaattgatatttcaagtaCCCCATTTACTATCATATCTTGCATGCGAACAATGCATCAACTTTCACTTCAATTGAGaaagaaagtaaataaaaaattaatatactaTACTATACTTTCCAATAAAACACACAATTTACTATAATTGTTAAGAGTGCGCAGGAAACGAGAGAAAAAAATAGGATGCGTGGATATAATAGAGTTTAAcccaaatttttataatacatatCAAATAGTACGCTCGAAAAGGACTTTATCAATGTGTATATTTATGTTGCATGTTTCGTTTCATTAGACGCAGACTTGAAATAAAATCAAGGAACACGCTTCGATAAAACGcaatttctttgttattaaCAGTAAGttaatttcacattattttgtGCCCACAATGACAAATGCTGAATTATCACTTACTATTTGAAGCGTATAAAAACAGTATGCgcaataactttttatattttataaatatataaaaataatgatattgcTATCTTCTTctggaaatattaaaatatttattctagaGGCAACGTCACATAAGTAGATATCTCGAATTTTCTAAATAACGTTGTAAGTATCATAATTTATATCCCcgactgttgtataatgtaTCCATTATACGTCTACTTGCTCGGCCTTAATGATATCCATTAATCACTGCCGTGATTAATGAATCATTAATAACTACTGTCAGATGGTTTCTTGATTTagctatattatattattttcttacaaaaaaaatcggtTCTCATGAATTTATCATGTAAAACactgtcaaatattttcaatttagttctgtacacgtaataaaaatcaaaaaagtaaatttttctaaacCAGATTCGAAGCTGGAACTTAATTTTGAAGATATGCAACATTAACACTGAGCTGTCAGGAACATGAATTTGTTTGACGTATATCTATTTCTTAACGTTTCATGATTTACGAAAcgatttataaattgaaatagcctttgaaacaaaataaatttgactcaaaatgttgaaaaactaactaaaaatagttaaaggaaatgaaagtaactttttttaataccaCCAATAATTAGAGAAGCTGCctaaatatagagaaaaaattattgccaGATAAGTTAAGGAAAGTTTTTAATATGgcatatgaattttgaactgGCAACAGGGattattattaactataaataaaaaccgCCAAATTGTAAGATTAGTTATCCAATATATGTCAAACAAATACATAGACTTTtgtgttgattattattaagATATATGATTATTATAGTTTTCTATAACTATGGAATATGTTATAACgaaattttccaacaaataaCTTCGATAAATATATTCAGTAGTCGTGGATAAAGtagtttattattgaaaatttcaacgaCTTGCgttgtacaaaataatttagtaaGTACCTATAACCCTAAAAGAAATTTACCCTGATGCTAATGTGGCGCAtcctttttttaacaattttcgaCGGATACCTTTTTGTATATACTGATGATTCTTCTTACCTTTACCCTCCATAATTTTTACCATCCTAGTAAGaagtaaatttgaataatatcgCATTAATAAGCCGCCTAGAATTGTTTGATGGTGTTTtacttacaaaataaaatttttggccCTATAACTCCTTTCCCAATACTTGGAATCACACTCCCaaattaaaagttaattgtACTGAACATGTTCCaaagattaaattttttacaccAAGTGTACACCtattataaaagttgaaaaaataaataaatctacaaaacacattcaacaatatatttcataaacaaaagTCTAATCAAAGTACCTAACGTTCTTCTAAACTTTTATCTCTAGCCACAACAGAATCTTCAAATTTCACCATATAGGTAGTTCCTTTGTGCCAATGAGCTGTTACTTTTGCAGGCTAAAAAACATGAGGAATGTCATAGTTGGATTAGCTACTCATTTTTCAGATCAACATTATGAATAATTCACTTACAAATCCAGTTCCTGTTAGTATCGCTTCTACAATTCCAGCAATCATAACTGCACAATTCAAACTACTCTTATCTCTAGGAACTGATATATATCGATTGACCAAGGGCTCCTTTTCCATTAAATAATAAGTGTTTTCGTCATCATTAGAATGTTCCAGTTTATCTGCTTCTTTACCAAATAAagcctataaaaaattataaggcCCAGAGATGTTaaacattaatattgaatatttcaatgtACATACTTTCCATAAAGTAGATTTTACAAATAACAGTATGTTTAATAGCTTAATCTCTCTTTTGCCTCCTCTTTCCCTAACAAAATACAAATCAATAAGTTTTACACCTATTCGTTTTCCAAGTTCATGCAGcctataaatttaaattatacagttatattattagatatttatttttttgtgataccTTGTACCTTGTTTGTAGTTCTGGCACTGTTTGAGATTTATTTTGACAATACTGAACAACTTCTGAAAACAATAGGGCAAAACAACTGAGGGATACTTCTCCTTTACCTCTACTCAAAGGTTTATCCAAAATACTAGTTCGATTTCTGCCTGTTAAACTCATatctgtttttttaaatgtttattttcctcaataataatggaaaaatttgacattgaagTTTATTAATTGACATATCTTTGACAGAAAATTCAATGGAAACTAGAGATGTCTTGATTGATCGTTTTAATGAATTCGTTATTACGAATTAATTTAAGATAATAAACTAATACCTCTAATATCAAATTAACTAGAAAAAGTATcgtaaaaaactatatatttaatgattattttctattcattttttcgTGAACTAAATTTGGCAACGTCGAATGTTTTCCCCACTTTTACTCTTACCGTTTGCCGCTTTGTAATACGTTAGagaattaaaattcaaaattaaaaacaataaatgattACCTAACCTAAAACCAATCATATTCAAGagaaaaatagaacaaaacaCTTTATACCCTTTACAATGGAAtgccaattaaaaatttcagcaGATCTTGTGTATAAACAAATAGCATTGATTAAGGaatctttattttctttaactgTTTACGTATGTCACCGAAACGGTTTATTACATTGGTTTCAAGTAATAACATTATAAGTTTGTAGTTCATTtgttattacatattattttttagcaATTATGTAACCAAATCacaaaactaattttgtatttaacGGATATTTGTAAGAATGAGAATACGGAAGTTGCTTTTAAAGAAACGATTCTGGTGCACATTCAACAACAAGTCACATTCTTGTCCCTATGCATAAATGTGTTCGTCAAAGAATCTGAagtgaatttgatattttctgtaaGAAAATACTAtcagtttaaatatattttctctttttaataCATGTTTTTAGGAAGttagaaatttttgtaaaaaacagaTGTTGTTTTCTttggaagaaattgataaagCTTTAAAAGGAATTTTTAAGAGTGATTATCGCAAAGGAAATTTCATTAAATGGATAGATTCTGCATTGGAAATGATAAATGATAttgattatgaaaataacaaacaacAGGCCAAAGCTACTTTtcttgattcaaaaattttatttgatgaagTTCTCAGTCATGCAATGACAATAGCCCAAGTTACTCTACCGGATGATTACCAAAAAATAAGGGGCAGTTGTAAATCTGTATGTAATTTTGAAACTTACTAATTCTCATGCACATCTACGCACATAGTGTTGCAAAGTAGAGCATCTTTATTCCAGTCCTTTGTAGTAATACCTCTTGTAGTTTCTTTTCTCTATAGTctgtcttatttttttcttctggtGTCTCATATTCTTCTTATTATCCTTTTCATATGTCCAAACCTAATGGGAAATTATCAAACTCATTTTTGTAGGTAATAGAAATACTGGAAGATCTCACAAGTGAATTCAACAAAACTGATCCTAATACAGCTATGTTAAATCTTTTTATCGATAGTTGTACTTCAAAATTATGTAATCTAGAATACAAAGTTAATACTGCTGTTCTAAAGTTGACTCTTAAAGTATTCTCTGAATATACTTTACCATTAGAACACCTTCAGGAATTCTGTTTGCGTGCAAAAATAAAGGGCAAGGAAGAGGAATTTGATCATATAGTAATGGATTTTGATATACACGTTGATAGAATTATACAAataggattattttctgttgccTGTTCTAATTATAGTGATAGTAAGTGATATAACAATATAACTAACAATATAaagttacaaataatatttttttagattgtGTTAAAATTCGAAGTTCTTTACTTTGTTTGGAGGGAATGGAAACAGAATTGATACCAGCTTTTGCTGCAATTTATAAAGATATAGCTACAAATCATTATCAGGTGCTATTATTTCAGGATTTTTGGTTAAGTCAAGCTCAACGTTTGTTTGAAACTATTTGCCTTATTATCAATCCATTTGCGTTTTGTGaggtaattttaatttttattgtcgATACTGTTAATTATAAAAGTGATATAGAATATCTTGATTAATCAACATTCATTACattatactataaataaattgtcaaCTTGGCAATAAATGAGATTTTTGTCAGGTTGTGGCATTAAAATAccaaagtatattatttttaatatatgtttcaagaaatttgaataatcaCATATTCATCATCGGGGAATTATTTAGAGTGTATTTTGTAttcataaaatggaaaaaacaacttctaaaatatcgataaacttatttatttcctttttagGTGATATATGaagagaataaaattattgtaaatgatCTTTCAGAAAATGTTAGGGTTGGTTCCATAattccacaaaataattttaacaaattgatAAAACAGTCAAAAGTATTGGAAGATTTTATCAAGATCGTATTAAAAGAGGTGAATGAAAgtaataatgaagaaattaagaaaGCTTTCCAAGATTTCCAAAATGGTACCtacatatatttgaatatgtttgttgtaaaataatttacatttgcAATAATACATTTTAGTTTTGCAAGAAGTCAAATCAGCCTATGAAATATTACCTGATAATATATATGGTCATCAAAGAGTAATAAAACGGTGTAAAATTCTTGTAACCGCCATCAAAACGCTCTCGAATTGTTTTAAAGAAGACAATAGCAAAAATGATAATCTGCCTGGAAAAGGTAGTATTTACATAGTCGTAACTCTtgtactaaaataaataaaattctctttttacaattaaatttgaaaataaaaatgaaatatattcgATCATATGATTATGCAATTTAGTATAGAATTAcagtttgtaaaaaattaaactatttaatttttcctattttaggCATAATTGAAGCTACATCGAGATTAGAAGACAACAGGGATaaagtactgaaaaatattacaaatagtCGGATCGATATAAATGGAGATACTACATTTGTTATTCCCCAGTCTACTACTTACAATGTTACTAGTAAGAAgtatttcaatgttattttttttatgtttaataataaaattgatacgTATGCACCATTCCCCATCATTGAATTCTATATCAACTTGTACAATCTAAATTCAAAACTTTGTATTGTAGtcataaatattatgaaattgctttcaaataatattaattgtatTTCAGGTTCGAAAGATGTTTTGCAACCATCAAGAGTAAAATCCGCTAAATTCAATCAAATCAGGGACAGATTTATCAATGAATCCATTAAAGATAACAGAAGTGCGGAACTTCAAATAACTGGtgagtaattattatttatgattgaaaaaaaaatcttttgaagtAAATGTGAATGTCAGTGTAAAATGTGATAATTGTTACTTTCTGTTTCAGATATACTCAATGAGttgtatgatttaaaaaatactagTATAGATGGAAATTAAAActgcataaaaaattatataaataatttattaagtcCTTATATATTATAAGATAACAAAGAGTGATCACAACATTTTGATATTgctttattgttattatttccaTTCAATATTGACAATATTAAACTTGTTTTTCCAACAGTGACGTTTGATTCTTTTCTATTAAACATTTGTCTTCCCATTCTGGATTCCTGTATTTTTCTACTGATGTGACAATCATAAGAAGGTAAATCGAATGTTTGTTCAAATACACATTTGACTCTTTTACTttctttaaattcaatttttcgtctggtttttattaattttgattttattttgatgaaattcatttctattttgtctgtttctaaaaaaaataaaatcaaatttctatttttgttacaaCAGCGTATTCTAAATTGATATATATTCTATGCATTCAGTAGAGGAAGTATCAGATACCTAAACGCTGTTTTCTAATAtggataaaataatgataattaataatgaacTCAATTCATAAATATGAGTTTGTAAAATGTTGTAATTGGATcatttgtattatataaaaataggcCTATAAATAcgatataatatttttggataattgGAACATGATTTACAATCTTTTGAACTATTCTAGTGTGTAATGGCATTAAAAGttgatgatataaaaattttaatttattgttctggtatttatatcaaaagtatctagaatttttcattaaaaatgaaaggagTAAcactaattgaaaattttatgaaacaattgTTTTACATGTTAAGTATATGCCAAAATAGATatgcttcaattttttgtttctttttcaataaaaaattacataccTTCAACTTGATAATATTTGGGCCTCCAATAAAGAACTAACTCATTAGGAATTATAACATTAAACCAATTATATATGTAAGTATCTTCCAATGCTGCCTTACAAATTAAACCATAGATTGCCTACAACATGTTATAAATTGAACACCAAATACCTAACAAATTTCATCTAAATTTCCACCCACCTGCGCAATATAAACCATTTCACTGTTACTCTCATTCAAAAGCCTATCAAGGAAAAATGTAATACGCGGTAAAAAAATTCCTATTATCCCATCAATTcccaaataataaacaatggTCAAAATAGGAAAGATTGTTCCTTCATTCAATGATTCTAATTTCCAGTTAATCTTATCAATTACAAGTTGCTTTAGAGGTACACGTAGACACATTATACTTAATGTAAAACACATTCTACTCAACAAATCTGTCGAGGAAAATGACtctaataacaatttttctaataataattttatcaaaagttgGAGGGATTTTGTAGAAACATTAGCACTACCCAAAGGGCTGTTCTCTAAAGTTTCTATCAACTCTAAAGATCTTAATGTTAAGTAATCATATGAAACATCTTTTACAAGTAAAAAATAGCCATCTCTTAATGTAAGAGAATCGTATCGAATATTTTTTAGAAGTATTAAATAAGCAAAGTTGTAGAACCATTGTAATATAGGTCCAACATCAGGATTTTCACTTATATCTTTCAATACAATTTGACACAACTCATGATCTATACCCATAATAGATTCACATGCGACTCTAAAATATTCTTTAAGAGCAGGACTAGTATTCGTTAAATTTGGATCAGGGTACCATTGCTTAATCAATTCTACATCCCCATATTGAACATATGTGCTTTCATCTTCAGCTAATTCTATGAGGTTTATCAGACTATCCTAAAAAgtcttgaataaaaaataataattttatatactaaTCAACTtacatctaaataaaataaagtttgatcACTACTACTAGTACTTGGTAAATCACTAAATGGAACCCAGTTGGGATCTATTTTTGCCCCATATactttttcaatagataaattACTGAAAGTTTCTTCAATATCTCTCGATGATATGACATCTCTTCCGCATAATCTTGCTTTTAAAAGTGCATCCTACaaagtaaaagtaaaatattacgttagatcaaataaaacaaattcatataCTCACATTAATGATATAacgtaatttataattaatatcttCACTAAGAGTGTTACAAACATCTTCTGTTAGATGAGATTCAAACATTGACTGCTCCGCACAGTTTCGAATAATATCTGGACCGATTCCTGTATACATTTTACaatcctaaaaaatatttgataaaatttgattattaaactACAACTATTCAATTACATTTTCGATTAGAGGTCCTttgtcatttatattattactgTCACTGGTACTCGGTTGTGGCAGAAACTTCTTTTTATCACCATCTTTTGAGTTCTTCCTGGCTTTTGTACTGTTATTGGTAGACATTGGCTTGGTAAAAATTATACGTGAGTAttgaaaatcgaatttttggGAAACAGTTGCACCTGTAATCGACctttgatgaaataattaagaGCAAAGGAGTCCTTGTAATATATTCAAAACCCTAAACATTTTGTCTGAACAACAATTCAAGTAAACAAACTATTTACTACACTTTAGTGAGTTGGTGAAAAAGACTGacagaaaatttaaattctcttaaaaaatgtaagaaaaataatttactatttataatttttgattcgGAAACATCTTGTATttggaatattggaaaattttacatattcatttacgttaaaatacaaattttccgTTTTATAACCTCTACTTCATTAAATTAGACATTAAGGCTTATAATCGTTTTCTATGCATAGAGATATTACAGGTAATATCTCTATGTTTCTATGTCATCTCTCATTATGTGTATTATTTGTGATAGCGTCAGGGTATTCCAATACAACGTCAATTCATGTTGATAATGACGGATTATTCtatattgtattttaataaacatacattacaaaatatttaaggAGCTTTTATTACACTTATATGATTGGTGTAATTTATGATATAGATTTAAGCCctatgtaaaaaataatggaaataatgaCAGTTTTgccaatattattaataaaatgtattctaaAAGTTTTCGAATTTAATTATTATCTAATAATACCGGAATATATGGATTATCGATATGTATCcgtaaaaaaaaggaatttaatTCGTTTGTCaccgaattttttttgacattttccaTGTCATTTTGAGTGTGTGGATTCTATGAACGGATGTTCTTTGATTATGGTTGGTTTGACTTTATAAATAGAATTTGATGGAGAAGTGTGGCGCATGTTTATGTTTGAAGTACCTTTTAGTAGATTTTGATGGCTTTTTCACAACCAAATGCTCAAAGAggtaaaaaatttagaatatttttagcTAAAAGTTTTATGtactgttttattttagaattagCAAATCGTAAAATTTTAGAAGAACTACAGATAAAGAAACAATTACTTCTGAAACAAGGGGTAGCATCTACTCTAAACTCCGCAGCCCTACCTGTTTTAGGATCGACAACAGTTCAAACATCAGATGGTCATTCTATGAATCCCCTCCAAAGGACTGCATTACAAACAGCAAATGCTCAATCCACTGGTTACTTTATAACTCAAGATTCCTCTTTTGGTAATTTAATATTACCAGTTTTGCCCCGTTTTGATTCAAAGTCCTAATGTTCCCGTGTTTAAAATTAAAGTATTTAGAAGAACGATTGCAGTGTATTTCGGAATTTGAGAAACCTAAAATTTTACTGGAACAGTATATTACACCTCCACATCTTAGTTCTCATATACTATATACTGTGcaggtataaataaattattttagaaaacgTATCCAACACTTTCAACTAAtctttgtaataatttcaaaataagaaataaataaagatttttatattgaaaaaaaaacttgtttacaaCTTCTCAGGAGGAAAATAATGAATCTAAGCATTGATAAAATGGATCTATTACCATTCAGTCTCCACAGTTTGgttatataatattcaaactTGTTTTAGTCTCAATATGGGGACATTGACAGTAAAATAGTGGCTGATTTAGGTAGCGGTTGTGGAGCATTAACAATTGGAACTGGAGTACTTGGTGCTTCTTTCATAATTGGTTTTGAGATTGATAGAGAAGCTATTGACATCTGTTTAGAAAATATTGCAGAACAAGAATTAACTAACATAGACATTGTGAATTGTGACGTCATAAATGGAATTCCTTCCaggtaaaatatttgaaaaggtCGAAACAATATATGTGTATATATGGTATAAGTCAagttttcctatatttttaataaatcttatagatttataattttcttttgcattttagattttacaaattttttgatacaGTTTTGATGAATCCCCCTTTTGGCACAAAACATAATGCTGGTATTGATATAAAATTCTTAGAAACAGCTTTCAAATTATCCAAAAACGTTGTTTATTCATTACACAAAACATCTACTAGGTAAATAGTTGATTATCttggaataatttttgtatgtataactgaaaatgattttaggaaacatattttaaaatacgcTGAATCTTTAGGACACAAAGCAGAAGTTTTAGCGGAATTAAAGTATGATCTATCGTCTACCTACAAATTTCACAAGAAGAAATCTGTAGATATTCAAGtggatttttatagatttatattGTTAAAGTAATTTACTGCAAGATGAGTGCACAATTTGGAAGGGACCATTGCAAAATTGCTTTGGTTAAGATATTGCAAACTATTGGATGGCACAGCATTAATTCGACACCATTAGAAGTTCTTACAGATTTGCTGGTGCATTATATAAGGCAGATCAGTAAAACTACAAATGAttttaccactgaatttggaaatACTGAAGCTAATCTAGACCACTTAGGACTTGCTTTTCAGGTAAATTTGTGAGTTGTTAGTTATGTTTAGTTTATGCTTATTGTAAATGAAAATAGCATCTCTGGAATAGATCTATTGTTTAAACATCTATTGTTTGGACTGCAATTGTTTGTCTACAACATTTAACTGATCTCTTTTCCTTTTCAGTTTTCCTCTTGTATTTTTTACTTTACActttaaatttgaatcaatcttttttagattttagaCAACTGCAAACAGTTGTTTGTTAATTATAGAAGGAAAATATTCTACTATTGTATgtgctttaatatttttttatctgttgtagtatttttctgttttcaagtTTAAATGTAGTACTTTAGCATGTTTATTACTTTTGGTCAAACTGAATTTCTATTTCTTATCATTATTATTCATCAGAAGTTTTCATTAGGTACATTATCTAGTTAAGTCTCCATTTTATCGTGAAAGTATAATAACtgctttaattttattatctggcattctttcagtttatttcatatctcttttatttatcaatgtaaaataatgttaatcaatggagccaaacttattattttttttattttggtttatttatatttatagtatttctgttttgatttataatatcCTTTTTTAGGAAATGGgaattaatttaaatgatttaagtGAATATGTGACGTACGTTAATTTTTGTCCACCAGCTCAACCGGTTCCAAAATTTCCATTACCTAAAGAGGATAATTTGAATTTCTTAAAACCAGGTAGTCAGGAGGTTGTAACAAGACCAGTTCACATCCATGAACATATGCCACCAATGTTTCCACTACTAGAaggtaaataataaactttttctataattgTTCAATAAGTAATTAATTCGAAAATCTTGTTTGAAGAACATTATCTTTTACTTCAATGATATATCCAATTAATCCTCAAATATGGACGTTTCTTATTACATATTGTGCAACTTCTATAAGGTCGATATAAAAGATGAATGACaacttatattttaatatttggaagAAATAAATAGGAAGGTCATTATTTGTACAATGCTCTTAACATATATGTTTCCGTTTATAGAAGCTGAAATTAAAGTAGAAGAAAATGAGATCATCAAAAATGATACGATTGACGAAAATGTAACCTCTAGTACACCACAATTCAAGAAACCATCAGAAGTATTGCCGGAATTTCGTCGACCAAAGAGAGAGGATGAAGGTGGACGTCCAACACGTGAAATTAGTAGTGTAATGATGACAACATCTGGTTTTTTATCGCCAGCTCGTGAAGGAAAACTTCCAGAAGCTAAAGCTCCACTTCCTCCTCCTCCTCCACCACCCGTCGAAACTCAACCACAGCCACCGCCTGCACCTCCAGTCTCAATCGGCGGCGGCTCGGTTCATCCTGCATCCTTTAATGAAGCTACAATtaagaagaaaatggaaaaaagggAGAAAAAGATGAATAAGGTATATTTGGGTAAAGTATTAATTTGCATTATTTACTGTTACTTGTTTACATTTTAGGAACTGTTCAAACCTGGGatggaagaaaaaattgtcaagaAGCATGCTTCCATGAAAGATGTGgtaaagatgaagaaaaaagcAGCAGCAGTAGCTAGCAATCATCAGTCGAATCTATCTGCTTCAAACCTATTACCAAATGTGCCATTACCATTTTTCCAACCTCCTAGATTATCAGAAATTAAAGTAAGTCCTGTACCTccccaaaaaatatttagagaaacTCCCGACAAGACATTGGCTGCTGCCAAGGCAAAAACTGAAAAGTTCAATACTACAATAACTCCAATTCCCATTAAAACAACAAATTCTTCAGTGTCTCAAATGACAATACAAcaagtagaaaaattattcaatgaacCCGAcagaaagaaaattaacatattgaggaaaatttcaaatgtaaaagaaaataaatcaaaaaaagaaaacaagcaAAGTACGATCGTCGACGAAGGAACTGACATAGTAAACAAAATCAGTCTCTCAAGTGATATAACTATTGAACCAATACCAATGAGAAAAGGTAATAGTCCCCATAGTACTTATTTTGATGATGGCTCTCCTCCGGGTACACCAACTAAACCTAGAACGCCAGATATTATGTTACATCATCACCATCAACATCATCCTAACCCTCCTCTACAAAAAGAAAAGAGGAAAAAGAAAGAACCGAAGCCCAAAATTAAGAAACCAAGAAAATCCCAACATCGTCCAATGTTTACCGAATCTGAATTAATGGATATAATAGTAAATAGACCTAAAACTCCCGAAGCTCATCAAATGCGAAGTCAGTTACCTCCACACATGGGAATGCCTGCAATGCCGTTCCCATTTTTGGCAAATTTTGGTGGTCCCGGTTTAATTCCCTCTCAATTAACTACTCCAATGTTTCCATTTTCACATCTAGGCGGAATGCCGAATTTTGGTAAAAATCCTTACTTTCCTTCTCATTTACCTTCCCAGATGGATGTTAGTCCAGCACTACAAACTAAAGTCAAAGAAACAAAAGATGCTAAAGGACTGCCACCTGTACTTGAGGTTAAGCAGCCACCACCACCTCTTCCTGTACCAGCTGAAGTATTACCTCAGCCTGCGTCTATCCCTCCTCCTTCTCCCCCGACTGCCTCAATTCAACAGCAACCAATACAAGTACCAGAGACTAGCTCCAGTACCTCTATATTAACACCTAGACCCAAAACTCCAGTACCTCTTGAAatcatacaaaagaaaaataaggaaCACAAGAAGGATAAAAAAGACaaagttaaaaagaaaaataagaaagataAGCTCAAGGACAAAGAGgagaaaaagaagataaagGACCTGAAGAAGGAAGGTAAAGATaaggtaaatatatttttttcaatagttggTTTAA
Coding sequences:
- the LOC130899375 gene encoding transcription initiation factor TFIID subunit 3, producing the protein MSAQFGRDHCKIALVKILQTIGWHSINSTPLEVLTDLLVHYIRQISKTTNDFTTEFGNTEANLDHLGLAFQEMGINLNDLSEYVTYVNFCPPAQPVPKFPLPKEDNLNFLKPGSQEVVTRPVHIHEHMPPMFPLLEEAEIKVEENEIIKNDTIDENVTSSTPQFKKPSEVLPEFRRPKREDEGGRPTREISSVMMTTSGFLSPAREGKLPEAKAPLPPPPPPPVETQPQPPPAPPVSIGGGSVHPASFNEATIKKKMEKREKKMNKELFKPGMEEKIVKKHASMKDVVKMKKKAAAVASNHQSNLSASNLLPNVPLPFFQPPRLSEIKVSPVPPQKIFRETPDKTLAAAKAKTEKFNTTITPIPIKTTNSSVSQMTIQQVEKLFNEPDRKKINILRKISNVKENKSKKENKQSTIVDEGTDIVNKISLSSDITIEPIPMRKGNSPHSTYFDDGSPPGTPTKPRTPDIMLHHHHQHHPNPPLQKEKRKKKEPKPKIKKPRKSQHRPMFTESELMDIIVNRPKTPEAHQMRSQLPPHMGMPAMPFPFLANFGGPGLIPSQLTTPMFPFSHLGGMPNFGKNPYFPSHLPSQMDVSPALQTKVKETKDAKGLPPVLEVKQPPPPLPVPAEVLPQPASIPPPSPPTASIQQQPIQVPETSSSTSILTPRPKTPVPLEIIQKKNKEHKKDKKDKVKKKNKKDKLKDKEEKKKIKDLKKEGKDKVKREKKIKKKDREKLDKEKERLEISENPLIPKILLKVNSPSSRPETPERKLNIKPIVNKDDDDDDNIQIHEKKREPSPGGLAKISALVTGPPKPKNTLSPIPPAEEPPPTLMTPRTPGRPRLHPIKPKSTPKPKKIEQQQQVFKKIDEHGNEVWICPSCSQQDDGRPMIGCDGCDAWYHWVCVGIQVPPDENENWYCKPCLARKNEDFQSDKKKKRKRKEKKEH
- the LOC130899378 gene encoding SOSS complex subunit C-like encodes the protein MAFSQPNAQRELANRKILEELQIKKQLLLKQGVASTLNSAALPVLGSTTVQTSDGHSMNPLQRTALQTANAQSTGYFITQDSSFVSIWGH